The Flavobacterium sp. 102 genomic interval CATGTATCTGTAACTCTGTTGTAGTGATTTTCTAGTAAATCCCATTCTTCTTGCGGTGATAAATCGCGGTAATTTGGTACTCTTTTATAAGAATTATGTGCTACCAAATTCATAATGTCTTCTTCCAAATTGGCACCAGTACAAGAAATAATATGCACTTTGTCTTGGCGAATCATTTCGGCTAACGATTTTCCTAACTCGGCTGTACTCATCGCACCGGCCAAAGTAATCATCATTTTACCATTGTCAAGTAAATGCTCTTCGTAACCTTTTGCCGCATCAACTAAGGCCGCAGCGTTAAAGTGAAGGTAGTTTTTTTCTATAAACTGACTGATTGGTCCTTTGCTCATTGTCGTTTGTTGTTTTATTCCGCTGCGCTCCGATATTTTATTCATCTTAATATCAAATGCCTCGGGTGTTCTAGTTTACCTGTCAAAGAAAAACTTTTTTTCGCTGACAGCAAACACTTTTTTGAAAAATTATTATAAATATTAAACTGATTTTTGTGTTCTGATTTTGAGAAATTTATAGCTTTTCGTAGCCTAATATCTTCAATACATCATCCGAGTTTTGTTGTTCAGAGAATACTTCGGTCGCTAAAATCCCGTTTTCGTCTCGATCAATCAAAATATGTTTCGGTTGCGGAATCAAACAGTGGTGCAATCCGCCAAAGCCGCCAATCGTTTCCTGATACGCACCAGTATTGAAGAATCCAATGTATAATGGTTTTTCCTTATTGTATTTGGGTAAATAAACGGCGTTCATATTTTGCTCAGAGTTATAATAATCATCGCTATCACAAGTCATTCCGCCTAAAAGCACGCGTTCGTAAGTATCATTCCAACGGTTGATGGCCATCATTACGAAACGTTTGTTGATTGCCCAAGTATCCGGTAAAGTCGTGATGAAAGACGAGTCAATCATGTTCCACTTTTCTCTGTCGTTTTGTTGTTTTTGATACAAGACTTGGTAAATCGCGCCACCGCTTTCGCCTACGGTAAACGAACCAAATTCGGTGAAAATATGCGGCACATCTACTTCGGCTTCTTCACAAGAGATTTTGATTTGGTTTACGATTTCGTCAATCATATATTGGTAATCGTATTCAAAAGCCAAAGAATTTTTGATTGGGAAGCCACCGCCAATGTTCAAACTGTCTAATGTTGGACATTCTTTTTTCAAGGCTACATATACTTTCATACATTTGAGCAATTCGTTCCAATAGTAAGCCGTGTCGCGAATGCCTGTATTGATAAAGAAGTGAAGCATTTTCAGTTCCACTTTTTTATTTTCTTCGATTTGTTTTCTGTAAAAAGGTACGATGTTTTTGTAGCCAATGCCCAAACGAGAAGTATAGAACTCAAATTTTGGTTCTTCCTCGGCGGCAATTCTGATTCCGATTTTGAATTTACCATCGATGGCTTCTTGCAGCAAATCCAATTCTTCGTAGTTGTCGATGATTGGAATGGTTTTGTTATGACCATTGTTAATCAAACGCGCAATGTTTTCGATGTATTGTTCTCTTTTGAAACCATTACAAATGACATAGGTGTTTTTGTTGATTTTGCCTTGCGACATTAAATTTTCTACAATATTAATGTCAAAAGCTGAAGACGTTTCGATATGAATATTGTTTTTGAACGCTTCATTCATCACAAAACTGAAGTGTGAACTTTTGGTACAATAGCAGTAGTAATACTTGGCTTCGTACTTATTTTTCTCCATTGCTTTTCTAAACCAACCTTTGGCTTTGTTGATATTGTTGGAAATTTGCGGTAGGTATGTGAATTTTAAAGGCGTTCCGTATTGTTCTACCAATTTCATCAAATCGATGTTGTGAAACTGAAGTGTATCTTTGTTCAGGGTAAATTCTTCTTGTGGAAAGTAGAATGTTTGATTGATTAAGTCGAAATATTTTGTGTTCATTTAGCTTGTAGAATTTTCAGATTAAATTATTTTTTTTAGGCAAAATAATCTCGGTTCAAACTCTAATGTTAGCGTAAATGATGGGTAACTTTTCTTGAAATAAAAAGGTAATGGGTGAACACAAAGTAGTAGAATCACTTTTTTGGCTTAAAAAAGGCGAAGTAAAAGCAAAGAAAGGGTTTGTAATTTCTTGACTGTAAATACTGTAATTAGTAGTGTTGACACTTTTTTTCATTAGGGCAAATGTAAAAAATAATATATTCGAATTACAACTATTAGCATTAAAAAAATATTACTTTTTATAATCGTCAAAAGATTTTATAATCAATTCATTATCAACTTCTTGGTCAATTTTAATTTTGCCAATGCCATCAAGCAAAGCAAATTGTATTTTGCCGTACTCATTTTTCTTGTCGTGAATCAATAAATCGAATATGGGTTGCAGGTCATTTTCTTCAAAAATAATGGTTTCAAAAACGGCATTTATGGTTTTTTTGATGTCATCATATTCTGCTTCGGTCAGCATTCCTTTTTGCCAAGAAATAAAGCTTTCTAAAATCATTCCAGCCGCGATAGCTTCACCATGGAGTAAAGTTTTTTTGTTTTTGTTTTCGAGAAAATAACTTTCGATGGCATGTCCTAGGGTATGACCAAAATTCAACGCTTTTCTTATGCCGTTTTCAGTCGGATCTTGCATTACGATTTCGTTTTTGATTTCGATAGAGCGATGAATTAACGCATCGAAATCGGCAAAATCTGTTTGGCTTAAGTCTTTGAATTGTGACCAATAGTCAGCATCAAAAATCAATCCATGTTTGAGCATTTCGGCTAAGCCGGAGCGCATTTCGTTTTGGGGTAAAGTTGATAAAAATTCGGTGTCAATTAATACTGTTTTCGGAACATTGATGACTCCGATTTGGTTTTTTAGATTACCCAAATCCACGCCGTTTTTCCCGCCGATTGAAGCGTCAACCATGGCTAAAAGCGTTGTTGGAATATTGATAAAATCGATTCCTCTTTTAAAAGTAGAAGCAACAAATCCACCAATATCAGTAATCACGCCGCCGCCAATATTAACTAAAACTGTTTTTCTGTCGGCACCGAGTTCTGTCAGAATATTCCAAATTTCAACACAAGAATTGATGTTTTTTTCGGCTTCGCCTGATTCTATTTCGATGATTTCGATGGTTTTGTCAGTAGCCAAAAATGACAAAAAGCGCAACAAACACAATTCATTACTATGAGTATCAACTAAAATAAATATAGAAGAATAGTTGCTTTTTTCAATGAAAGCGTTGAGTGTTTCGTATTCTTTTTCTCCGAATAAAACGGGATAACCGTTGGCTGGTATGGTTTGCATTTTTTTGTCAAATTGTGCCCCAAAAATAAGGTAAAAATTGATATATAATCTCCTAAGACTATTTATATTTGTCGCATTAATACAATACCATGGAAAAATTTTTCAACAACACTAAGGTTGCTTTTGCACTTAAAACAGACACTGAATTAGACAGAGCTTATTTTTTATTTAAAATGATTGACAATGAGCCGTTGGTTCGTATCGGTACTGCGGTAACGAATTTTGCTTTAAAGGCACATTTGCCGGTTGAAGGTTTAATCAGAGCGACTGTTTTTGATCATTTTTGTGGTGGTACAACCGAAGATGATTGTTTGTCCGTAGTAGATAAAATGTATACCAAAGGCGTTTCCTCGGTATTGGATTATTCCGTAGAAGGCAAAGAAGAAGAAGCGCAATTTGATGCTGCTTTGGAAATGACTTTAAAAACCATTGAATTTGCTAAAGAAAAGTTAGCAATTCCGTTTGCCGTTTTTAAACCGACAGGATTTGGCCGTTTCTATCTATATGAAAAGTTAGGCGAAAAGCAAGTGTTAACTACCGAAGAACAAAAGGAATGGAATAGAGTAGTGGAGCGTTTTGACACCGTATGTAAAGCGGCTTATGAAAAAGATGTTGCCTTGTTGATTGACGGAGAAGAGAGTTGGATGCAAGACGCTGCTGATGATTTGGTAGCGCAAATGATGCGTAAATATAACAAAGAAAAAGCAATTGTTTTTAATACCCTGCAGCTTTATCGTTGGGATAGATTAGATTATTTGAAAAGATTGCACGAACAAGCCAAAATGGAAGGTTTTTACATCGGAATGAAATTGGTGCGCGGTGCTTATATGGAAAAGGAAAACAAACGCGCGGAAGAGAAAGGTTATCCGACTCCTATTTGCGAAAGCAAAGAAGCCACTGATATCAATTATGATACAACGGTTGTTTATATGATGGACAATTTAGACAGAATGTCCATTTTTGCCGGAACGCATAATGAATTAAGTTCTTATAAATTAATTGAATTGATGGAAGCCAAGGGCGTTTTAAAAAGCGACCCGAGAATTTGGTTTGGACAGTTATACGGTATGAGTGATAATATCAGTTATAACTTGGCTGAACAAGGTTATAATGTGGCTAAATATCTACCTTTTGGGCCGGTTCGCGACGTTATGCCTTATTTAATAAGAAGAGCAGAAGAAAATACTTCAGTTGCCGGACAAACCAGTAGGGAGCTAAACTTATTAAAAACTGAACGAGACCGAAGAAAAACTGAAAAATAGAAAAAAGACCTCAATTGTTTGAGGTTTTTTATTTAAAATATTAAAAATCAATATATTTGGTTGTTGTTTAGCGACAATTGCCCTAATTTAAATCTACTTAAAAGCACACAGATGAAGATGATTACTTTTTCTAAAAATATATTATTTATAGCCTTAATATTATTTTCTATTCACGGATTATCACAAAATCTGTTGACTAATGGAGATTTTCAACTTGGTGTTAATGTTGGTTATCAAGGTGGACAAAACCCCAATTACTCTTATATATCCGCACCATTTAGTGGTACGACTACTGCCGGAAATTGGGCAATAGTGACGAATTCACAGCCGGTAAATACCGCTTCTTTTCTCTCTGTTGGTGATCATAGTCCGGGTTCAGGAAATATGATGGCGGTGGATGGAACGGGTTCGGGTGGTCAGCCAAGATTTTGGAGTGCAGGAACTAACGGAAGTGGTGTGTGCGGTCTAACCGTTGGTGCTACATATACTTTTTCTTACTGGATTCGCTCTATTTTTACGACTGTTGGAACCTTATCAAATATTGGAGTACAATTTAATAATGCCAGTAATGTTACTTTGGTTTCAGGTTCTGCAATTGCACCAACTATAGTCAATGGATGGCAACAAGTGGTGTATACTTTTACTGCTACTAATGCGTGTGTAAACATTGAAATGTATAACAATAACACCGATTTTGCAGGGAATGATTTCGCTATAGATGATTTGAGTCTTACTATTCTCTCCACTTGCCCGGTTCCAACGGTTAGTATAACCCAGCAGCCGACTTGTGTTATCAATACCGGGACTATTGTTTTTACAAGTCCATTAAACACTTCACCGCTACCAATTCCTTCAGATTTATTTATTTCAGAAGTTACCGACCATGAGCCTGGTTCTTTGACTTATATAGAGATATTTAATGGAACGGGTTCTCCTAAGAATTTAAGTAACTATAAGATAAAAGTTTATAATAATGGAAATGCATTTATTTCTGCAAATTGTGATATCCAGCTTTCTGGCACCTTAAACAATAATGCTGTTTATGTAA includes:
- a CDS encoding arginine decarboxylase; the protein is MNTKYFDLINQTFYFPQEEFTLNKDTLQFHNIDLMKLVEQYGTPLKFTYLPQISNNINKAKGWFRKAMEKNKYEAKYYYCYCTKSSHFSFVMNEAFKNNIHIETSSAFDINIVENLMSQGKINKNTYVICNGFKREQYIENIARLINNGHNKTIPIIDNYEELDLLQEAIDGKFKIGIRIAAEEEPKFEFYTSRLGIGYKNIVPFYRKQIEENKKVELKMLHFFINTGIRDTAYYWNELLKCMKVYVALKKECPTLDSLNIGGGFPIKNSLAFEYDYQYMIDEIVNQIKISCEEAEVDVPHIFTEFGSFTVGESGGAIYQVLYQKQQNDREKWNMIDSSFITTLPDTWAINKRFVMMAINRWNDTYERVLLGGMTCDSDDYYNSEQNMNAVYLPKYNKEKPLYIGFFNTGAYQETIGGFGGLHHCLIPQPKHILIDRDENGILATEVFSEQQNSDDVLKILGYEKL
- the aroB gene encoding 3-dehydroquinate synthase, with the translated sequence MQTIPANGYPVLFGEKEYETLNAFIEKSNYSSIFILVDTHSNELCLLRFLSFLATDKTIEIIEIESGEAEKNINSCVEIWNILTELGADRKTVLVNIGGGVITDIGGFVASTFKRGIDFINIPTTLLAMVDASIGGKNGVDLGNLKNQIGVINVPKTVLIDTEFLSTLPQNEMRSGLAEMLKHGLIFDADYWSQFKDLSQTDFADFDALIHRSIEIKNEIVMQDPTENGIRKALNFGHTLGHAIESYFLENKNKKTLLHGEAIAAGMILESFISWQKGMLTEAEYDDIKKTINAVFETIIFEENDLQPIFDLLIHDKKNEYGKIQFALLDGIGKIKIDQEVDNELIIKSFDDYKK
- a CDS encoding proline dehydrogenase family protein; this encodes MEKFFNNTKVAFALKTDTELDRAYFLFKMIDNEPLVRIGTAVTNFALKAHLPVEGLIRATVFDHFCGGTTEDDCLSVVDKMYTKGVSSVLDYSVEGKEEEAQFDAALEMTLKTIEFAKEKLAIPFAVFKPTGFGRFYLYEKLGEKQVLTTEEQKEWNRVVERFDTVCKAAYEKDVALLIDGEESWMQDAADDLVAQMMRKYNKEKAIVFNTLQLYRWDRLDYLKRLHEQAKMEGFYIGMKLVRGAYMEKENKRAEEKGYPTPICESKEATDINYDTTVVYMMDNLDRMSIFAGTHNELSSYKLIELMEAKGVLKSDPRIWFGQLYGMSDNISYNLAEQGYNVAKYLPFGPVRDVMPYLIRRAEENTSVAGQTSRELNLLKTERDRRKTEK